The following coding sequences are from one Salvia hispanica cultivar TCC Black 2014 chromosome 3, UniMelb_Shisp_WGS_1.0, whole genome shotgun sequence window:
- the LOC125215518 gene encoding nucleoside-triphosphatase THEP1 isoform X1, protein MAGAGKCFLVTGSPGVGKTTLIIRVLDSLKQFNPSLNIQGFYTREVREGCDRVGFEVVTVDSRRGPLASTNITSRESHKWPNVGRYKVDVSSFESLALPELEVKEDTDLFIIDEVGKMELFSASFFPAVLRVLESNIPLLATVPVPKSGRDIPGVARLKNHPGATIYTLNTSNRDAMKEQIYSNLVDLLQNH, encoded by the exons ATGGCGGGCGCCGGAAAATGCTTTCTCGTCACCGGATCTCCG GGAGTGGGGAAAACTACTCTGATAATCCGAGTTCTGGATTCCCTCAAACAATTCAATCCTAGCTTAAATATTCAGGGCTTCTATACTC GTGAGGTAAGAGAAGGGTGTGATAGGGTAGGATTTGAAGTGGTTACTGTTGATAGCCGCAGAGGTCCTCTGGCATCCACCAATATCACCAG CCGTGAATCTCACAAATGGCCAAACGTGGGGAGGTACAAAGTAGATGTCTCGTCATTTGAGTCATTAGCATTGCCTGAGTTGGAG GTTAAAGAAGACACCGATCTGTTCATTATTGATGAAGTTGGTAAAATGGAGCTGTTCAGTGCATCATTCTTCCCTGCTGTCTTAAGAGTTCTAGAATCCAATATCCCTCTGTTGGCAACAGTCCCTGTCCCAAAATCTGGCAGAGATATTCCTGGAG TTGCAAGGCTGAAAAATCATCCAGGAGCAACCATTTATACGCTGAATACAAGCAACCGAGATGCCATGAAAGAACAAATATACTCCAACTTGGTAGACTTGTTGCAAAACCACTAG
- the LOC125215518 gene encoding cancer-related nucleoside-triphosphatase homolog isoform X2, with product MAGAGKCFLVTGSPGVGKTTLIIRVLDSLKQFNPSLNIQGFYTREVREGCDRVGFEVVTVDSRRGPLASTNITSRESHKWPNVGRYKVDVSSFESLALPELEVKEDTDLFIIDEVGKMELFSASFFPAVLRVLESNIPLLATVPVPKSGRDIPGG from the exons ATGGCGGGCGCCGGAAAATGCTTTCTCGTCACCGGATCTCCG GGAGTGGGGAAAACTACTCTGATAATCCGAGTTCTGGATTCCCTCAAACAATTCAATCCTAGCTTAAATATTCAGGGCTTCTATACTC GTGAGGTAAGAGAAGGGTGTGATAGGGTAGGATTTGAAGTGGTTACTGTTGATAGCCGCAGAGGTCCTCTGGCATCCACCAATATCACCAG CCGTGAATCTCACAAATGGCCAAACGTGGGGAGGTACAAAGTAGATGTCTCGTCATTTGAGTCATTAGCATTGCCTGAGTTGGAG GTTAAAGAAGACACCGATCTGTTCATTATTGATGAAGTTGGTAAAATGGAGCTGTTCAGTGCATCATTCTTCCCTGCTGTCTTAAGAGTTCTAGAATCCAATATCCCTCTGTTGGCAACAGTCCCTGTCCCAAAATCTGGCAGAGATATTCCTGGAG Gttga
- the LOC125216531 gene encoding HMG1/2-like protein — MKGGRSKAETKKADAKLSVKKGAAGGKKPAVKKGKAAKDPNKPKRPASAFFVFMEDFRKTYKEKHPNNKSVSAVGKAGGEKWKSMTEAEKAPYVAKAEKRKSDYEVTLKAYNKKLNDGGGADDESDKSKSEVNDEDDEDEDGSADDDEDEDDE, encoded by the exons ATGAAAGGAGGAAGATCCAAGGCGGAGACGAAGAAAGCGGATGCGAA GCTTTCGGTGAAGAAAGGAGCCGCGGGCGGTAAAAAGCCGGCGGTGAAGAAGGGGAAGGCGGCTAAGGATCCGAACAAGCCTAAGAGGCCTGCTAGTGCCTTCTTCGTCTTCAT GGAGGACTTCAGGAAGACTTACAAAGAGAAGCACCCGAACAACAAATCGGTCTCCGCT GTTGGAAAGGCTGGTGGTGAGAAATGGAAATCCATGACTGAAGCT GAGAAAGCTCCATACGTCGCAAAGGcggagaaaaggaaaagtgatTATGAAGTGACACTCAAGGCTTACAACAAGAAACTC AACGACGGTGGTGGTGCTGATGACGAGTCCGACAAATCCAAGTCGGAGGTGAACGATGAAGATGACGAAGACGAAGATGGCAGCGCAGAT gatgatgaggatgaggacGACGAGTGA